CCGCTGTACGAGCACGCCGACCCGGCCCGCGGCGAGCACCCCGACTGGGGCACGTACGTCTTCGACTTCGGCCGCAGGGAGGTGCGCAACTTCCTGGTGGCCAACGCCGTCTACTGGCTGAAGGACTTCCACATCGACGGGCTGCGCGTGGACGCGGTGGCCTCGATGCTCTACCTCGACTACTCGCGCCGCGAGGGCGAGTGGACGCCGAACGTCTACGGCGGCCGGGAGAACCTCGACGCGGTCGAGTTCCTCAAGGAGATGAACTCCGTCGTCTACCGGGAGACCCCGGGCATCTCGACCGTGGCCGAGGAGTCGACGGCCTGGCCGGGCGTGTCGCGGCCGGTGCACCTGGGCGGGCTCGGGTTCGGGTTCAAGTGGAACATGGGCTGGATGCACGACACGCTGGCCTACCTCCAGCATGAGCCGGTCTTCCGGCAGTACCACCACCATCAGATGACGTTCTCGCTCATCTACGCCTACTCCGAGAACTACGTGCTGCCCCTGTCGCACGACGAGGTCGTGCACGGCAAGGGCTCGCTGCTGGGCAAGATGCCGGGCGACGAGTGGCAGCGCTTCGCGCAGCTGCGCGCGCTGCTGGCGTTCATGTGGGCGCATCCGGGCAAGCAGTTGCTGTTCATGGGCGGCGAGTTCGGCCAGGGGTCGGAGTGGTCGGAGGAGCGCGGGCTCGACTGGTGGGTGCTGGAGTTCGACGGGCACCGGGGCGTGCAGCAGCTCGTGCGCGACCTCAACCGGCGCTACAAGGAGCTGCCGGCGCTGTGGGAGCGCGACACCGACCCCGAGGGGTTCCGGTGGATCGACGCCGACGACGCGCCGGGCAACACGTTCTCGTTCGTCCGCTACGCGGCCGACGGGTCGGCGCTGGCGTGCGTGGTCAACTTCAGCGGGGCGCCGCACGAGGACTACCGCCTCGGGCTGCCGTACGCCGGGCAGTGGGCCGAGGCGCTCAACACCGACGCCTACGACTACTGGGGCAGCGGCGTCGGCAACATGGGGGCGGTCGAGGCGGTCGACGACCCGTGCCACGGACTGCCGTACTCGACCCGGCTGCGGGTGCCGCCGCTGGGGGCGGTGTGGCTGTTCGCGGAACGCCCCGAAACCACTGAGACCGCCGAAACCGCCGAATCCGACAAGCCCGGAGATGTCGCATGAAAGTTGGCTGAGAAAGGGATTCTGGATCTGTGCGCGCCGGGTGATTCCTCCTAGACTCCGAAGATCACCCCCTTTTCGGAGGACGCGTGCGACTTCGCCCCCTGACGGTGTGCTCCATCGTGCTGGCCGTGCTCGTGGCCGCCCCCACGGTTCCGGCGTTCGCCGCGGAGCCCGTGTCCGTGGCGACACCGGTGCCGACGCCCGCTCCGGCCCCCGCCCCTACCGCCGAACCGGCTCCCGGCTCGGCGGCCGAGCCGGAGGGCGCGGAGCCGGAGGCCACGGACGCTGAGGAGACCCCGCCGGAGGGCACCGAGACGGAGCCCGGCACGGAGACGGAGCCCGGCGGGCCGGAGGAGAAGCTGGAGGACGGTCTGGCCCTGGACGAGGGCCGGGTGCGTGCCATCGTCGAGCTGACCGACCCGGCCCA
This Nonomuraea muscovyensis DNA region includes the following protein-coding sequences:
- the glgB gene encoding 1,4-alpha-glucan branching protein GlgB, translating into MRTELDRLAGGAHHDPHSILGAHPVAGGVTFRALRPLAERVRVVLEDGTAHDMRHQAHGVFEITVPGLDKVPDYTLSVQYAGGEPHEVRDPYRHWPTLGEVDLHLIGEGRHERLWEALGARVLRHQDVEGTAFAVWAPNARGIRVVGDFNHWDGTAHPMRSLGSSGVWELFVPGIGAGERYKYQILGADGVWRDKADPMARRTEVPPQTASVVEQSSYTWQDDAWMALRSRTTPQQAPMSVYEVHLGSWRPGLSYLELAEQLVEYVVDLGFTHVELLPVAEHPFGGSWGYQVTSYYAPTARFGTPDEFRHLVDRLHQAGVGVLLDWVPAHFPMDDWALARFDGTPLYEHADPARGEHPDWGTYVFDFGRREVRNFLVANAVYWLKDFHIDGLRVDAVASMLYLDYSRREGEWTPNVYGGRENLDAVEFLKEMNSVVYRETPGISTVAEESTAWPGVSRPVHLGGLGFGFKWNMGWMHDTLAYLQHEPVFRQYHHHQMTFSLIYAYSENYVLPLSHDEVVHGKGSLLGKMPGDEWQRFAQLRALLAFMWAHPGKQLLFMGGEFGQGSEWSEERGLDWWVLEFDGHRGVQQLVRDLNRRYKELPALWERDTDPEGFRWIDADDAPGNTFSFVRYAADGSALACVVNFSGAPHEDYRLGLPYAGQWAEALNTDAYDYWGSGVGNMGAVEAVDDPCHGLPYSTRLRVPPLGAVWLFAERPETTETAETAESDKPGDVA